One window of the Pirellulales bacterium genome contains the following:
- a CDS encoding tetratricopeptide repeat protein has translation MSQRISNTVAALCVRLSVWLSAAASLAACGCSVASHGQNAQGVADYQQGRYQEALRNFESAVANDPLNADGYYNLAATYHRMGRVSGNENELKQAETLYNQCLDKDENHRDCYRGLAVLLAEEGRSDEAFRLLEGWSRRYPTASTPKVELARLSEEFGRYDVAQEHLQDALQTDPNDPRALAALARLRERSGNPTQALAIYQRSLWNNRFQPDVAARVSTLQTALNPPSFTTSPGATRTVNTNPATQRY, from the coding sequence GTGTCCCAGCGAATCTCGAATACCGTCGCCGCTTTGTGCGTACGTCTCTCCGTTTGGCTGAGCGCGGCGGCGTCGCTGGCGGCTTGCGGTTGCAGCGTGGCCTCTCACGGACAAAACGCGCAAGGCGTGGCTGATTATCAGCAGGGTCGTTACCAGGAAGCCTTGCGCAATTTCGAGAGCGCGGTGGCCAACGATCCTCTCAACGCCGACGGTTACTACAACCTGGCGGCCACCTATCACCGCATGGGCCGCGTGTCGGGCAACGAAAATGAACTGAAGCAGGCCGAAACTCTTTACAATCAATGCCTCGACAAAGACGAGAACCATCGCGATTGCTATCGCGGGCTGGCGGTGTTGCTGGCGGAAGAAGGACGCAGCGACGAAGCATTTCGGCTGCTGGAAGGATGGAGCCGAAGGTATCCGACCGCGTCGACGCCCAAGGTCGAGCTGGCCCGCCTTTCTGAGGAGTTCGGTCGCTACGACGTGGCGCAAGAACACCTGCAGGACGCCTTGCAGACCGATCCCAACGATCCGCGTGCGCTGGCCGCCCTGGCACGCCTGCGTGAGCGGTCGGGCAATCCCACGCAGGCCCTGGCCATCTATCAGCGCTCGCTCTGGAACAATCGGTTCCAGCCTGACGTAGCGGCGCGCGTCAGCACGCTGCAGACGGCGTTGAATCCGCCGTCGTTCACCACGTCGCCCGGCGCCACGCGCACCGTGAACACGAATCCGGCCACGCAACGCTACTAG
- the aroC gene encoding chorismate synthase: MLRYWTAGESHGKALWALVDGFPAGVAIETESIDAELRRRQGGYGRGGRQRIETDRVEIKSGVWQGRSLGSPVALEVVNKDAKLERLDDLERPRPGHGDLTGAIKYLGSIRGVLERASARETAARVAAGALAKQLLREFGITAFGYTAELGGVRVEPRPGTLDEQRAWRDSSELYTLDPDQDAALKTLIDECGKEGDTLGGVLEVRVEGVPFGLGTHAQWDRKLDGRIAQAVMAVQAIKGVEIGLGFEAARRRGSQVHDAIQFDASERDSTTLGYHRPTNNAGGLEAGMTNGQPLLVRAAKKPISTLRKPLESINLATKEAEAAAYERSDICAVPAAGVILENVVAFEVAAALVEKFGGDSLLEMQARWKMFQELAKER; the protein is encoded by the coding sequence ATGTTGCGTTATTGGACCGCCGGCGAATCGCATGGCAAGGCGTTATGGGCCCTGGTCGATGGCTTTCCCGCGGGCGTGGCCATCGAGACCGAGTCGATCGACGCCGAGTTGCGCCGGCGCCAGGGCGGATATGGCCGGGGCGGCCGTCAGCGGATCGAAACCGACCGCGTCGAGATCAAGAGCGGTGTTTGGCAAGGCCGCTCGCTGGGCAGCCCCGTCGCGTTGGAGGTGGTCAACAAAGATGCCAAGCTGGAACGCTTGGACGATCTCGAGCGGCCGCGGCCCGGCCACGGCGATCTGACCGGGGCGATCAAGTATTTGGGTTCCATCCGCGGCGTGCTCGAACGGGCCAGTGCCCGTGAAACCGCGGCCCGCGTCGCCGCGGGAGCGCTCGCCAAGCAGCTTTTGCGGGAGTTCGGCATCACGGCCTTCGGGTACACCGCGGAACTGGGCGGCGTGCGCGTCGAGCCGCGGCCGGGCACGCTGGATGAACAACGCGCGTGGCGCGATTCCAGCGAGCTTTATACACTGGATCCCGATCAAGACGCTGCATTGAAGACGTTGATCGACGAGTGCGGCAAAGAGGGCGACACGCTGGGCGGCGTGCTGGAAGTGCGGGTCGAGGGCGTCCCCTTCGGACTGGGCACGCACGCGCAATGGGACCGCAAGCTCGACGGCCGCATTGCCCAGGCCGTAATGGCCGTGCAGGCCATTAAAGGAGTCGAGATCGGCCTGGGCTTCGAGGCCGCCCGCCGGCGCGGCTCGCAGGTACACGACGCGATTCAATTCGATGCGTCCGAGCGCGACTCGACGACGCTCGGCTATCACCGGCCGACGAACAATGCGGGCGGCCTGGAGGCCGGCATGACCAACGGGCAGCCGCTGCTGGTCCGCGCGGCCAAAAAACCGATCAGCACGCTCCGCAAGCCTCTGGAGTCGATCAACCTGGCAACCAAGGAAGCCGAAGCCGCGGCCTACGAGCGCAGCGACATTTGCGCCGTGCCCGCCGCCGGCGTGATCCTGGAGAATGTCGTGGCCTTCGAGGTGGCCGCGGCGCTTGTCGAAAAATTCGGGGGCGACAGTTTGCTTGAGATGCAGGCGCGTTGGAAGATGTTTCAGGAGCTGGCCAAGGAAAGGTAG
- a CDS encoding 4'-phosphopantetheinyl transferase superfamily protein has translation MSNSALGNDEVHIYFAESESADDRAWQTDGDRLLDADERERWQRFVFAADRGQFLLSHVMLRRVLSRYADVPPQAWRFCKNEFGRPEITGPAAAAGLSFNLSHTRGLVACAVTLGREVGIDVEDLQRGSPVTDLAARYFSSLELAELVGLPQERQQERFFELWTLKEAYLKARGVGLSLGLHRFSMHFSPGQAPTISFAPGLVDDPAAWQFAQFRPAPRHLLAVAVRRLPGVRFRVAIEPFQSD, from the coding sequence GTGTCGAACAGTGCGCTCGGAAACGACGAGGTACACATCTATTTCGCCGAATCAGAGTCTGCGGACGATCGCGCGTGGCAAACCGACGGCGATCGGCTGCTCGACGCCGACGAGCGCGAGCGCTGGCAGCGCTTCGTTTTCGCCGCCGACCGCGGGCAATTTCTGCTCTCCCACGTGATGCTTCGCAGGGTGTTGTCGCGATATGCCGATGTACCGCCGCAAGCCTGGCGGTTCTGCAAGAACGAGTTTGGACGCCCGGAAATCACCGGGCCGGCCGCGGCGGCCGGTTTGAGCTTCAACTTGTCGCACACGCGCGGGCTGGTGGCCTGCGCGGTCACGCTCGGCCGGGAAGTCGGAATCGACGTCGAAGACCTCCAGCGAGGCAGTCCGGTCACCGACCTGGCCGCAAGGTACTTTTCGTCCTTGGAACTGGCCGAGCTAGTCGGACTGCCGCAGGAGCGGCAACAAGAGCGGTTCTTTGAGCTATGGACTCTCAAGGAGGCGTATCTCAAGGCCCGCGGCGTGGGGCTCTCGCTGGGACTGCACCGGTTTTCAATGCACTTTTCGCCCGGCCAGGCGCCGACGATCTCATTCGCTCCAGGCCTGGTCGATGACCCCGCGGCCTGGCAATTCGCGCAATTCCGGCCCGCACCGCGGCACCTGCTGGCCGTCGCCGTGCGCCGACTGCCTGGAGTGCGGTTCCGTGTCGCGATCGAACCGTTCCAAAGTGACTGA
- a CDS encoding ABC transporter ATP-binding protein, whose translation MTAPSATEDSDQLLVRAEHLTKVYPDGHVQALLDVNLAVRHGEYLAIMGPSGSGKSTLLNLLGALDQPTSGEVYFDGQPLSRMGRLDRLRAEKIGFIFQSFHLLPMLTALENVQIPLFESKLSAAQRQARAATLLDSLGMGHRAGHLPNQLSGGERQRVAIARALANEPVLLLADEPTGNLDSRAGGEILDLFDRLHRDRNLTLIVISHSTEVAQRARRVVHVRDGRIETDAERQ comes from the coding sequence ATGACCGCACCGTCCGCCACGGAAGATTCCGACCAGCTTCTCGTCCGCGCCGAACACCTCACCAAGGTCTATCCCGACGGCCACGTGCAGGCCCTGTTGGACGTCAATCTCGCCGTCCGCCACGGAGAGTATTTGGCCATTATGGGACCCAGCGGCAGCGGCAAGTCGACGCTCTTGAACCTGCTCGGCGCGCTCGACCAGCCGACCAGCGGAGAGGTTTACTTCGACGGGCAACCGCTGTCGCGGATGGGCCGGCTCGATCGCCTGCGGGCCGAAAAAATCGGCTTCATCTTCCAGTCGTTTCACCTGCTGCCGATGCTGACCGCGTTGGAAAACGTGCAGATCCCGTTGTTCGAATCGAAACTTTCGGCGGCCCAGCGGCAAGCGCGGGCCGCCACGTTGCTCGACTCGTTGGGCATGGGCCACCGCGCGGGGCATCTGCCGAACCAGCTTTCCGGAGGCGAGCGGCAGCGTGTAGCCATTGCCCGCGCACTGGCCAACGAGCCCGTTCTGCTGCTGGCCGACGAACCGACCGGAAACCTCGACTCGCGGGCGGGCGGGGAAATTCTCGACCTGTTCGATCGTTTGCACCGCGACCGAAACCTGACGCTGATCGTCATCTCGCACAGCACGGAAGTGGCGCAGCGCGCTCGCCGCGTGGTCCATGTGCGCGACGGACGGATCGAAACGGACGCGGAGAGACAATAG
- a CDS encoding TylF/MycF/NovP-related O-methyltransferase: MWLRSNLVQKLGGGFWEQLGLDLWSKLQITSLRSRKNPHDVDLIAQVRRERKCLNSAYECYLVMSLARSMTRLPGKFAEVGVYQGVTAKLIAGVKGDRELHLFDTFEGLPATSDKDAGVHRVAQYACSLESVREYLAGQDQVYFHKGLFPDSARDVDESEYAFVHFDVDLYQGTYACLEYFYPRMVPGGVMLSHDYGMLAGVQRAFQEFMADKPEPIFEQPTTQALIVKGGHVAAGASRMDCEEKALSV, translated from the coding sequence ATGTGGCTGCGCAGTAACCTGGTTCAGAAACTGGGGGGCGGCTTTTGGGAACAGCTCGGCCTCGATCTATGGTCCAAGCTGCAGATCACGTCCTTGCGGTCGCGAAAGAACCCGCACGATGTCGACTTGATTGCGCAAGTGCGCCGCGAGCGAAAGTGCCTCAACAGTGCCTACGAGTGCTACCTGGTGATGAGCCTTGCCCGGTCGATGACCCGCTTGCCGGGCAAATTCGCCGAGGTCGGCGTCTATCAGGGCGTCACGGCCAAGCTGATCGCCGGCGTCAAGGGCGACCGCGAATTGCACCTGTTCGACACCTTCGAGGGCTTGCCGGCGACGAGCGACAAAGACGCGGGCGTGCATCGGGTGGCTCAGTACGCTTGCAGCCTCGAATCGGTGCGGGAATACCTGGCGGGCCAGGACCAGGTCTACTTCCACAAGGGCCTGTTCCCCGATTCGGCACGCGACGTCGACGAAAGCGAATATGCCTTCGTCCATTTCGACGTCGACCTCTACCAGGGCACCTACGCTTGTCTGGAATACTTTTATCCGCGGATGGTTCCGGGCGGCGTGATGCTCAGCCACGACTACGGAATGCTGGCTGGCGTGCAACGAGCGTTCCAGGAGTTCATGGCTGACAAGCCTGAGCCGATCTTCGAGCAGCCGACGACTCAGGCCCTGATCGTCAAGGGCGGACACGTGGCCGCCGGGGCGTCGCGGATGGATTGCGAGGAAAAGGCGCTCAGCGTCTGA
- a CDS encoding NAD-dependent epimerase/dehydratase family protein, translating into MKALVTGANGFIGEHLVRALLEHGGDVRAMVRREAAGEALRTLGAQVVLGDVTQADSLSPAIDGVDAVFHLAGLVKTLRNEEFFKVNEGGTRNIAQSCARRPTPPVLVVVSSLAAAGPTPDDHPRTERDPPEPVSNYGRSKRAAELAAQEWADRLPVTIVRPPVVFGEGDMNTWLLFQPIARHGVHAVPGLKPRRVSLVHADDLAQALWLAAGRGKRAIKGDGAQGHYFVAGDWDPDYDELGRLIGDAVGRQRVLVLHTPDWIGCCAGAASDLLCRLRGRAGIFNLDKMRDASAGSWVCSADRIRNELGFRVARPLADRLRQTADWYERRGML; encoded by the coding sequence GTGAAAGCACTGGTCACCGGGGCCAACGGGTTTATCGGCGAGCATCTCGTCCGCGCGCTTTTGGAGCATGGAGGCGACGTGCGGGCCATGGTCCGGCGGGAAGCGGCCGGCGAGGCGTTGCGAACTTTGGGCGCGCAGGTCGTCCTCGGCGATGTCACGCAGGCCGATTCGCTTTCGCCGGCGATCGACGGCGTGGATGCCGTTTTTCACCTGGCCGGATTGGTGAAAACGCTCCGCAACGAAGAATTCTTCAAGGTGAACGAAGGCGGCACGCGCAATATTGCCCAGTCCTGTGCGCGACGGCCCACTCCGCCGGTGCTGGTCGTGGTCTCGTCGCTGGCGGCGGCGGGCCCCACGCCCGACGACCATCCGCGTACCGAGCGCGACCCGCCCGAGCCGGTGTCGAACTATGGCCGCAGCAAGCGGGCTGCGGAGCTGGCGGCGCAGGAGTGGGCAGACCGACTACCGGTAACCATCGTCCGGCCCCCCGTCGTGTTCGGCGAGGGCGACATGAACACGTGGTTGCTGTTTCAGCCCATTGCCCGCCACGGAGTCCACGCGGTTCCGGGCCTCAAGCCGCGCAGGGTCTCGCTGGTCCACGCCGACGACCTGGCACAGGCGTTGTGGCTGGCCGCCGGCCGAGGAAAACGAGCGATCAAGGGTGACGGCGCCCAGGGCCATTACTTTGTGGCCGGCGACTGGGATCCCGATTACGACGAGTTGGGCCGGTTGATTGGCGACGCGGTCGGCCGCCAGCGGGTGCTGGTGCTGCACACTCCCGATTGGATCGGCTGCTGCGCGGGCGCGGCCAGCGACTTGCTGTGTCGCCTGCGCGGCCGGGCGGGCATCTTCAATCTCGACAAGATGCGCGACGCATCGGCCGGCTCTTGGGTCTGTTCGGCCGACCGCATCCGCAACGAGCTCGGCTTCCGCGTTGCGCGGCCGCTCGCCGACCGGTTGCGCCAAACCGCCGACTGGTATGAACGCCGCGGCATGCTGTAG